A window of Candidatus Tanganyikabacteria bacterium genomic DNA:
CGTGTACGTGCCGCTCCGCAAGCTGGCGTCCCGCGCCAGGCGGGCCTGGTGCGACGCCACGTGGCAGGCCTCCTGGCCCTCGCGCTGCACCCGGAGGTGGTCCACCACGGCATCGTCCGCGAGGTCGAGGCAGGTGATCGCGCAGGTGAGCGCCAGGGGCTTGCCCGGGCCCACCGTCAGGTAGCTCTCGACGATCGTGCACTGGCTGGAGCGATCGGCCACGACGACGTTGCGCACGGCGCATAGGCCCGGCGCCCCGGTCGCCACGGTCGCGAACACCAGGTGGATCGGCTGCGGGAGCACCGTGCGGGCCGGGACGTGCACGAACGCGCCGTCGGTGGCGAACGCCCCGCACAACGCCGCAAACCCGTGCGGCTCCACGATCCCCCGGGCCAGCACGCGCTCGGCCAGGGGCGCGAGCAGAGGATCGGCGACCGCGGCGCCCAGAGCCGTCACCGTGACGCCGGCGGGCAACGCCCCCACGGACGACAGGTCGGGGGCGAAGTAGCCGTTGACGAAGACCAGTTGCGGGCCGTCCCACAGGTCCACCCCCACGCCGGCCAGCTCGCGGGCAGTCAGCGGAGCCGCATCGAAAAGGCGCAGCGGCTCGCGCACGATCTTCGCGACGCTGGTGTAGCGCCACTCCTCGTCGCGGGAGGTCGGGAACCCGCGCTCGGCCAGCAGCGCCGCCGCGTTTCGCCGCAAGCTCAGGAGCCATGCCGGTTCGGCGGCCAGCGCCCGGTGCGCGGCGAAGTGGTCGAACTCGGCCTGGTAGTGGTCGCGGGCGGTGGCGACTTCGCGCATGCTCACCTGGCCAGGACCTCGGATTCGATGAAGCCGTAGCCCTTCTCTTCGAGTTCCAGCGCCAGTTCCTTACCGCCGGACTTCACGATGCGCCCGTCGTAGAGCACGTGGATGCGGTCGGGCACGATGTAGTCGAGCAGGCGCTGGTAGTGGGTCACCACCAGGAAGGCCCGGTCGGGCGAGCGCAAGGCGTTGACGCCGGCCGAGACGGCCTTGAGGGCGTCGATGTCGAGGCCCGAATCTATCTCGTCGAGGATGCAGAGCCGGGGTTCGAGCATGGCCATCTGGAAGATCTCGTTGCGCTTCTTCTCGCCGCCCGAGAAGCCTTCATTGACCGAACGCTTGAGCAACTCGGGGTCCATTTCGAGGAGCCCGGCCTTCTCCCGGGACAGGGTGAGGAAGTCCATGGCGTCGAGTTCTTCCAGGCCCCGGTGCTTGCGCACCGCGTTGACCGCGGCCTTGAGGAAGTAGACGTTGCCGACCCCCGGGATCTCGACCGGGTACTGCATGGCCAGGAAGACCCCCTCGCGAGCCCGTTCTTCGGGCGCCATGGCGAGCAGGTCCCGGCCGTCGAAGGCCACGGTGCCGTCGGTGACGGTCACGTACTCGCGGCCGGCCAGGACGTTGGCCAGGGTGCTCTTGCCCGAGCCGTTGGGGCCCATGATGGCGTGGACCTCGCCGGCATGGATCTCGAGGTCGATACCCTTGAGGATCTCCCGGGTTTCCGGCGCCGCCGCAGCGCGGTCGCCGCGCTGCGCAACCGGCGACTCCTTGATCCGGGCGTGCAAATCTCTGATCGAAAGCATTGCTAACCTACACTGCCCTCGAGGCTCAAGCCCAGCAGCTTCTGGGCCTCGACGGCGAATTCCATCGGGAGTTCGCGCAGGACCTCCTTGCAGAAGCCGTTGACGATCATCGACACGGCGTCTTCCTCGGAGAGCCCGCGCTGCTTGCAGTAGAAGATCTGGTCCTC
This region includes:
- the sufD gene encoding Fe-S cluster assembly protein SufD, which encodes MREVATARDHYQAEFDHFAAHRALAAEPAWLLSLRRNAAALLAERGFPTSRDEEWRYTSVAKIVREPLRLFDAAPLTARELAGVGVDLWDGPQLVFVNGYFAPDLSSVGALPAGVTVTALGAAVADPLLAPLAERVLARGIVEPHGFAALCGAFATDGAFVHVPARTVLPQPIHLVFATVATGAPGLCAVRNVVVADRSSQCTIVESYLTVGPGKPLALTCAITCLDLADDAVVDHLRVQREGQEACHVASHQARLARDASLRSGTYTLGGSLVRNDFAAVLAGEGAECRLAGLFVASRDQQVDNRTVVDHAVPHCASDQLFKGIVQDAASGTFSGKIVVREGAAKTDARQSSKNLQLSRTAAVHTKPQLEIYNDDVKCSHGASIGQLDAEALFYLRSRGLGLDAARALLTYAFAGEVVEGIPVPAVRAAVAAFLLESLPAGDNEVRP
- the sufC gene encoding Fe-S cluster assembly ATPase SufC, with protein sequence MLSIRDLHARIKESPVAQRGDRAAAAPETREILKGIDLEIHAGEVHAIMGPNGSGKSTLANVLAGREYVTVTDGTVAFDGRDLLAMAPEERAREGVFLAMQYPVEIPGVGNVYFLKAAVNAVRKHRGLEELDAMDFLTLSREKAGLLEMDPELLKRSVNEGFSGGEKKRNEIFQMAMLEPRLCILDEIDSGLDIDALKAVSAGVNALRSPDRAFLVVTHYQRLLDYIVPDRIHVLYDGRIVKSGGKELALELEEKGYGFIESEVLAR